ATCCAGAATAGAGGATGTTGCGGGCGCGTATCAGCTTATTCATCTGTTTGACATTGCAAAGTATTTTACTTACACAGAAATTTACCCCACCTCAAAATCGAAACATTTTAAGCAGCTACGATTGAAGACCAACACTGAGTTTAACAAAATGCTCTTTCTGGACGACGATATAAGAAACATAAAAGCGGTGTCAAGATTAGGTGTTGTTTGTTTTCAGATACCTGAGTCGGGGTTTTGTGCCGACGTTATGCAGCAAGCGTTACAGCATTACTCAGAAACATCAGCTGAGAGTGAAGAACAGTGATTGTTGCATCTATTTTTAACCATTTTATGTAAATTGGGCCCGTTATGTTACAGTATTTTTAGAGGTCAAGAAACACATTTCATCTTGATATATCTTTGTGTAAATCAGGTTATTTTGTTGCACTGAAAAAAGATGTCGTTACAGTGTtacaaaaatattcttttttttggAATTATGTTTCTGTCTTCTGTTCTGTGGATTGTGTGTTACACCTTTTACAAAAGTGTGACCCCAAAGAGCTTATTGTTGAGAAGTTAGGAAACGTTACTTAGAACTAAATAATTTGGAATTAATGTTTTTCTCGCCCTTCACAAAAAAAACCATTGTAGGGTTATTGGAGAcattcttggcgtagcaattgACAATCTGTTGGCAATCATTCGAGTGACTTGCGAGTTCCGTTTGTGTTCTTGAGTGCTGTATATTCGTTCACCTAGAAGATTTCTGTAGTGCATTCTCTCACTGAgtaaatttttatctttatttactGTCATGCCATTGTTAGTTTGTGCAACTGGGTGCCATCACCATTTTAAGTGTTAGTGTGTGCTGTAATAGTATTCATGCAACAGATACTAGTTATTTATGTGTATATCCGGTAGTGTGGAGCAGTTTTAAGTAAGTACACTGTACCTTAGGGATGATGGTAAGAGATCTACaactggaaaaattaaaaattgttagtTGAATGCGGGTAAAAGTGCAAAAATAATGGtgccataggggggggggggggttggagattAATTGGTGAATGGACTATGGTGGAATCTTCTGAAAATCTTTAGAAATAAATGGGATTCTGTGCAAATTTCTAGGGGGTACTAAACATACAAAATATCATCTTTACATACCAttatatcataaaattattctcATATACATTCATGCATGAAACTAGACTTATAACGTGTGATTGGAGGCTTTAGGAAGAAGGTACCTCAGCTATATTGTATTTGTATACTTATTACTGCAAGTTTACCTGTGTCCTGTAACCCAGTTCTGTTAGAGAAAATTTGACCAGGAGGTAGGGTCGTAGATACTAGAATTTAAATGAAGCAGATTTGGCAAATGTGCAGTGTATCATCTTTTAATGAATGTAACAGATTAATTTTGTTCTTTCAGTTAACTATTTTATTTTACAGTGATAAATTGCATTTTGGATTTTGTTTCATTCATAATTGAGGAGGTGAGTGTACAAGTGGCATTTCACAAGAATCTAATGCAAATGCACATTTGGAAAGCGAAAGTGTGGATTCTTCCAGAGTAgaggaaataaaagtaatttcccaCATAGTACCATTCTCCGTGACAATAAAGTTTAAGCTCCAAACCAATACCTGGGCTATATTTAGAACACAGCACATAAGTGAAATGACAGAAGGAGAATTGCTGCGATGTTTAATGAAGGTTCAGTTTTTTTGTGACAGCAGAGCTGAATGTGTACAGAGAAAAATGTAGAtactctttgatagttaatattaATGGAACAGAATGAGATACTCTtcttgcaagggggggggggggggttattgaggTGGTTATTTTGTGTGTTCAGAGTGACCCCTATTAAAAGCCAGACAGTGTTGATGCCGCTGAACTGTTTTCCGAATTACAGCTGTCAGTGTTGCTGGTGTGATAGCTGCACCAGACACCTTGATGGTTTCTCGTAGTTCTTTCATTGTAGTTgtcttctgttgataaacttcatttttcaggaTCACacataggtagaagtcaagaggtgtaaggtctggagaccgtGATACCGTGATGGTATTCTATAGCTCCAACGTATCCATCATCCAGGTAAAGTTTCATCCAAGTAGGGTCAGATGTCTCTGTAGAAGTTAGGCAGAATGACATCTTGTTGTTGGTAAAATGTTTTGTCTCCAAACACTGcttggatggcaggtaaaatcgataTTTGCAGCGATTGAAAGTACACCCTACCAGTTacagtaccttcaaagaagaattgACCAATCAAACTGCACAATGACAGATCACATCTTAACACCGGTTAGATTAACATTTTTGTCCACATGAACGTGAGGCTTTTCAGGAGCCCATTCACACACAGTTTGGTGGTTTACAGTACCATTCAATTTGAATTGCATCTTGTGAGAGAAGGCAACCATGCCCGTAAACTGTTCATCCTCTtgaagcatgccttcaaaccactcgcCATACTCCTTCCTTTGATCTGGGTTGTCCTCATCCATAATGTGTAGTGATAGTGGAATGTACACTTCCCTCTTTGCATCCTTCAGAATTCATTGCGCACTTGATGGGCTTGCCCCGCTTTCACATGCACCctgtttcacagatttttgaggtgacccAGTAAAATATTGTAACACAGCAACACCGGAAGCTAgatttgttgatgtttttggtcaACCAGACTTTTCCTTATGAACATCCTGAACAGTATCGTCAGCTTCATATTAATCCCAAATACGATACATTGTTGTacgtgttggtggctgagttcTGTACACAATACGCCATTACcgttgtacctccatcatgttttcatacttccagtaccacttcaatgCAGCTTTGCATTGCTCAAATGACAGTtgtacttcattcattgctgcagtGTCATCTGCTGGAAAAAGGGTGCCAAGATTTGTTGAGAACACAGTGGACTACACTGCCACACAGAATTGCAATGGCATGTCATTTTGTTCCGAAGATGTTAACTAACAAAGAGTATCTGTATTTTTCTGGGCCCCTCTGTATACTTATAGTAATATTTAGTGCAGGTGTAAATAGGCCAAGTTTTGAAGTTTAACTTGTGCATCGTGAGACAAAATCAGCATATTGACGAAATGGAGCCTAGGGTCCTGGAAACTGGCATACGTATATGGAATGTATTAAAGATTTTGGTCTATGAAAAGGCAAATAaacactttaaacatgtatttgctCCCCAAGATAGGATGGAAGCAGTTTAGCAGAAAGTTCTCCCTTGTGGAAAGGAAATCAGGAAAGTTCTTTTCAGTTAAAGCCTTATGGGTGTAAGAAGAGTGAGTGGAGAAATAAGAGGATGTGGTCAAAGAAGAGACAAGGAAGACAGAAAAAATGCAGCACAATGGTGCAGCATCAATAGTCTTGGCCAGGAAGAACATTCTTCAAGAGACACAACAGAAGGAAATGATTAATTTTGTGCACATTGACTGTGAGGACTTTGTTAAAAGTGgctgtgaataatttcttgtacATGTTTTGGTATTTTAATTGTATTTCATATGTACCTATtgttttttggatttttttctgATTTGTGTGTTGTGGTTATACCTTTAAAAACgtgtaacaaaattattttattttaagaatAGATAAATTTGATTCCATTTTGTTTTGGTACAAGATTGGGAAGTTATCACAGTGTTTACTTTCCAATACACACTCGACTAggacacaataacaacaacaattatgtTTGGTAGAGATAGACAGGTTTGGATGCAAAAGCACATCAAAGGCCAGAGCATCACTCCCACCAAAGAAGCAGTGTGTAACAAATGGCAGCAGATTGATATATTATATCCCGACAACTGATGTACAATATTACAACTGTTTGGAAGTAAGTTAGGAAAACATGAAGGAatgtaaaaactttatttttaaaatatgttgaaCATGACTGCAAAATGCGTGAAACACcacttttaaaaattagataagtcAAATGCtcatttttgtacaattttttatTGCATAAATTTTGCATAGTGCAGCATAATATTTCAGCTAGAACGTTGATTTCCTCATCACTCTGTATCTTTAGCTGAGCTAAGCTTCTTAATTTAGCCTGGTATGTAATACTCTGCAGATAGCCTCATAAAAAagaacccttccccccccccccccccccccccctctctctctctctctctctctatctctatctctatctatctatctatctatctatcaggTAGGGGAGGAGGGCAGGGGTAGCAGCAAAATACCTTAGATTTAGGCCAAGAAGGCTATGGGAGCAAAGGATGTGATGtcaggatagctcccatctgtgcagctcagaaaagctgattgtggtggggaggatccagatggcatgggttgtggAGCAGGCATTGAAATCTCGCATGGTGTGCtttgctgcatgttgtgccactggagaGTCCACCTTGTTTTTAAGCAAcattttggcagtggccattcgttTAAGATGATAACTGGTTAATAGTCATACCAGTGTGTAAAGCACTGTGCAGAGCAATCCTGCCCAATTTGTGTCCTCACATCAGCTAGTTATATGCTGTTATGTTATACCCTAGTCTGCGAAATCAAACACCCAGCCATCTGCCACTTGCACTTCCACCTGCACCCTTAGCTAGCCCACAGGCTGTTCCCCATTCTCCCACAAGCCGTTAGACATCCCCTCCCCCACCTTTCCCTGCTTCCTGCTTCTGTCTATTCCTCAAGCCCCACCTCACCCCAGTGCACTCATCGTGGGCCAATAAAAAGCTGGCAGTCGACTGGATCACAATgtagggaggtgtgtgtgtgtgtgtgtgtgtgtgtgtgtgtgtgtgtgtgtgtgtgtgtgtgtgtgtgtgtctcctacaACTacaaaaagaaagtgcattctgaaAGCTAACCAAGCTCTGTACCTTTTACTTGTGTACTTAATGatgatgcagcacttctgcctttcagtgagttgTCTCTTTTCTTCCTAAATCATAAATAATTTTCAGCAAGGACTTTCTGTACATTATCATcaccatacaaatattttattgctgaCCTAGACTGGCATTCTGCAGGCTGGCCTCAACCTGTTGAAACAGGTGTGCTAAATATCAAGGTTTGGAAATGTGTGGAGTCTTGTAATCAGAAACATCTGTAACAGTTTTGACTTACTGCTTGTGTGTGTCTGTGCCATAAGTGTGTTCATCTTCAACGCAGTAAGAGCCATGACATGTCATTGCACACCGTGTGGTAACTTTGGTACTGTGTAATGCACACTAGTTATGCTGAACAGGATTTCCTTAATCCCGTTAACAGTTCTGCTTATATCCGTAACCACCAAGTGAAAATGGATTTCATTGGAAACTTGAGGATTTTGGTGAAATTTGCATCCTCACTGATTTTATCTAATAGTGTTCACTAAATTTGCAGGTTGAGATTCAGCTGTTACAAAATTTGTGGGTTGAGTGGATGAAATTAAAACTGACGAAGTATTCTGTGAATGCTCCGACATCCAAGTTGCTATGCCGAGACATTGCTCGCATTGAATGGTGAGGACTCCTTTCAGTGGCAGCAATGTTTTCAAGGCTATGTACAGATTGTATAATCTCCCACCCCCTCCAGACACTTTTTTAATGCTGAACCAGTCTCTTCAACATTTTGAACCCATGTTGCAATACATGCAAGGACAGTACCTGATGACAGTGTGGGATCAAATTATGTTGCTGAAACACTCAACCTGCAGCTGTGAAAGTGCTACAATGTATATAGTAAAATGCACATATGATGATGCATTTTGTGCACTGCTGGAAGTCCATTGTTGCTTCACAGTTTGTTGCCTTCTCCCCACTTTTGCTAGTGAGCACGGTTGCCAATATCAATTTCATGCTTTCCTGTTTCTTTGCTACCCTGTATGTGTTACATGGCTATCTTTATTTTTGTGATAAATGTGAAAGTCATTTTCCCCTCTTGCTAGtagtttattgacataaaaaattaATATGTTGCCACTAGTGACTGAATACTTAAAAGCATTTGCTTATCATGAACATTTTGTGAAAAGGAGAGAAGGATGATTAGTGTTTAAAGGTGTGCTGACGATTAGTTCATTAACACAGAGCACAAGCTTGGGTAGGAAAAGTGGTACTGGATTACTGGACCACTTCCTTCGAATTTCACTATTCCATGACATACTTGGGTAAGTATTATCTGCCACATCCACAGTCACATCCCAGTACCAAATCACTTCCTCTGACACATTCAAATCACCTTCCACTTTTGCACAAACCAACACTGCAGTTGTTTGCACTGCTCTAAATGGCAATTACTCATTCATTTGTGAGGTCAGTGATCTCTGGGAAACAGCATAGTtatgaaaattttgatttaactcCATACTTGCAGAGCCATACAATAAGGCTGTAAATCACAGGCATCTGCAaggaaaagggggaggaggagggggacaaTGACTTGGCCCCTTCTGGAATGTGGAGTAAGGACTTTTCATTCATTTCAGAATTCTGTCACACATTTAGATATCATAGTGAGTCCACAAAATTACAGATTTAACTGTGCCAAGTGCAGAGGGAAATACTGTGGACTTTGCAGTTGCCCCACTGTAAATAGGAAAGTATGTCGTTTTGAAGTGCAGTAGTCTGCTTCAGTGCTGCCCTGCAGTCAAAAAAATTGTGAGCAAATACAGAACATTGCCAAAATGGAGTCCATAATCTTCCATCTTTCATGATCGTACAATCCTTATTGAGCTGTAGAGGACAGGTCAGGCAGCAATGTAGAGGCCAATTGCCAgaattcctccctcccccccccccccctctctctctctctctctctctctctctctctctctctctctctctctctccccccttccccctccctccctccctcaacaTTGGTTCATGAACATATCTGTAATATACCTGGTCAACATCCCTATTCCCTGAAGAGCTCCTACTCCCAGTGCTGCAGTTTAATCACtaaactaatttttcttttgtatgtggAAAAAGCTGACCTGTGACAGCTTACTGTTTTATGCCTCAGAGAAATTGTAATAGATTTGGGAAAAAAAGGCCCATGTTAGTCTGTAGGAGTGCTCTCTGCTTCATTTGTGGATCCAAGTGCAACATCTGAAAGGAAATTGCAATTCTCTGCTCAAAAAAATTATTCAATGTTTAAAAGGTGTCTTACCCAGAAGTTGAAATCTCCGTCTCGAAGAGATGCATCAGCACTGCTACATGCAACCATAATGTTTGAATTCAGCATGGCTGCATAATTAGGTGTCAAATGGAAAATGTGCAGACATTGGCTCAATCCTACACTGTCAAGAGTCTGTTCTACATGTCGATTTGATGGTGCCTTTGGGAGCTGTGTCACATTCATCAAGTCCAGTGAGGGTAATTACCACATAAAtagtgaaatgaaattttttgtaggGAGGAATCGAAAAGGTTCAATTGCTTCTCAGCCATGAAACTATTTTTGGAAGATCATTCTCattataataaatattgttataCTCTAATAGATCTACAGGCTGGCACACCAAATGATGTCACAGATGGTATAGAGCTTGAATTTATGGAGGTGAATCAACaagaaatatttaacacattacaaAAGCAAAAGAACAAGtattcatctggatgggatggtatcTCAAGTGAGGTGTTAAAGAAATGTGCCAATGAAATAACTAAACCCCTTACCTATC
This DNA window, taken from Schistocerca piceifrons isolate TAMUIC-IGC-003096 chromosome 4, iqSchPice1.1, whole genome shotgun sequence, encodes the following:
- the LOC124794896 gene encoding magnesium-dependent phosphatase 1-like — its product is MFRNSSDMNMLKPSLIVFDLDLTLWPFRVDKNVRSPFRQTNRKIVDASGVVVDVFPGVKEILEKLFERNITLAVASRIEDVAGAYQLIHLFDIAKYFTYTEIYPTSKSKHFKQLRLKTNTEFNKMLFLDDDIRNIKAVSRLGVVCFQIPESGFCADVMQQALQHYSETSAESEEQ